In Ignavibacteriales bacterium, the sequence AAAGCCGCAGAAAATTTTCTGCGGCTTTTTATTAAATAACAAACGGTCTATTTAATGAATGTTAATAGTAATTAAAATATTGTCATTATTTATAGTAAGAATATTTGAGATTTTTATGAAAACTTTAATTCTCTTTACATTTGCTTGTTCACTCTTATTTTTTTATCCTACACTGCTGTTTGTTTTACAAAAATCATTTTCTAAATTGCATTACAGCAGCATCAACTATAAATATAATTCATCTAAATCTTAAAGGCGCATAATGAAAAGAGTATCATTCTGTATTATCATCCTTTTTGGGAACAGTTTATTTGTCGGCACAGGAAAACTATTTATTGTACAATTCCTATCTTGCACACATCTCAGCAGCTAACTCTTCTTTAAGATTGAATGAAAAGATGGAAGCAAAGCGTTGGTTGAATAATGCTCCAGAACAATTTCGCGGCTGGGAGTGGAATTATCTAAGCAAGAGAATAGACGGCAGCATAAAAATAATAGATTTGAAAGATGTTGCCCCCACCAAAATAGCTTACAGCAATAATGGAAAGTTTATTGCTTTCGGAGATACAAAAGGAACGATTCATATTCATAATTCCGAAACTCTGGAAGAAGTAAAATTAATCTCCGGTCATTTTAAACTCTGTTTACTCTGTAAAGTTCAATCCCGACGACACTAAACTTATTTCTGGTTCACGCGATACAACAATTCGAATCTGGGCTTTTAATTCCGGCAATGAACTATCAAAAATTTTTACAGGCGCACGGGGACTTGCCGATGTTGATATTTCTCCCGATGGCAAAAAAATTATTTTTTGCTCGTGGTATCTAAAAGAAAGCGGAGTGAATGGTTTGATCAGTCTTTATGATTTTGAAACTAATGAAAAAATCTGGACAACAGATTATAACACCCACCCATTGGTTGCTGTAAAATTTAGTGCCGATGGAGAACGATTCGCTGTCGGAAGCTGGGAAGCAAATGCGAGTATTTGGGAATTGGGTAATCTTTCTAACCCCAAAATTTTTGACTTTAGCGATGTTAAGGAATACTCTGCGGTTGATAATATCGCTTTCAGCCCGGATGGAAAGTTTATTGCAGTTGCAACAAAAATGCAACTCCCAGAGTTTGGGAAATTGAAACTGGAAAATTAGTTTACGAATTACGCGGACATCAAAAGCCGGTTATTTCTATCGCTTACAGCATGGATGGAAAGCAACTATATACAAGTGGTAATGACGCAACAATTATAATCTGGAATGCCGAATCAGGGAAAAAAATTAGCAGAATATTTGGACACGAAGATAATGTTTCATCAATTTCAACTTCTCCCGATGGAAAATATTTTATTACCTCATCTGCAGATAAAACAGTTCGGCTATGGAATGCAGAAAACGGCTTAGAGTTTTCAGATCCTAACGGAAGACACAAAGATATAATGTATGCTTTTGATTTAAGTGACGACGGAAAAATTCTTGCTACTGGCGGACCAGACTCTACATTAAGCATCTGGAATGCAGAAACAGGAAAGTTGATCAGCAACTACCCCGTGCTTGATGCAATTGTAAATGCAGCAGCATTAAGCCCCGATAATAAATATGTTGCTGTTTGCAATTGGAATCCGGCAGTAAAAATTTATGATACCCAAACGGGAAAACTTTATCGCGAATTAACTGGAATGAATTATGGAAGCGGCAAACTATTTTATTCAAACGATGGCAAATTTGTTTCTGCTATATCACAGAAGAAAGAGTTGTATGTGTGGCAAGTTGAGGGGGGAGATATGGTAGCCAAACTTCCACTTGAGTCCCGTCCGTTCGCACTTGCAGTAAGTAATAATTCGAAAATTATTGCAACGGGAGAAGACAATGGTAAAATAATATTATGGGACGCAGAGTCGTTTGAAAAAATATTAGAAATAAACGCACATAAGGGCGCACCAAACGAAGTAGTTTTTTCAAAAGATGACAAAACATTTTTTAGTGGAGGCGAAGATAAAATTGTAAAAATGTGGGATGTACAAACAGGAAAACTTATAAAAGAATTTGATGGACACAATCAAAGGGTTTATACTTTAGATACTTCACCTGACGGAAAAAGATTAGCAACGGGCTCATCAGATCTTACAGTTAAGTTATGGGATATTGAAACAGGCGAACCGACACTAATACTTTCTGATTTTACAAATCCCGTTTATCAGGTTCGCTTTTATCCCGATGGAAAAAGTTTAATTGTAAACTCTATGGGTGTTGAGATTGTTTTGTATAGAACGGAGTAAACAGATTTTGGTATAACGGTTCGGAGCTAAAAGAAGTGACGGATTAGATGCACTAAACTGTCTATACGCATAGTCTTTATTAATTGCGCAACTGTTTATATTCGCACGTCCCCCGCCAATTTTTTTAGATGCTGCTACCTGCAGGCATTTTTCATTTCGAATAATTTCCCATTTTATTTTTGTAATGGATAGGTGAATTTATCAGCATATTTGTCAATGATTTTTCCAATCATTAAAAGTTTAAAGTCTTCATATCTTTTCCCAACCACCTGAATGCCAATTGGTAATGAATCCTTTGTTAATGCAATAGGCATTGACAACACAGGGCTTTCAGTTAATGTAAATGGTGTAGTGTAAGCTTGTGTTGCCATATAGTAATGTATCTCTTGATTATTGACCATCAAGGGATTGTTATATATGCTGAAATTTCCGTATGATTTACTTGGGGCATGATGATTAAATGCAGTAACTGAGCTGACGGGACAAATAAATACATCATGTTTATACAGGAAATTTTCCATAATTGTTATCATAGTGTCCTGGATATTCAAGGCAATCATATATTTCTCTACGGATGTAGGTCTTACAATGTTTTGATGCATCGGGACATTTTTCAATACACATTTTGTAAAAGGTAATCCCAACCATTTTACAAAATTAGATGTATTGTAACCACCTTGCATACCTACAAAACTTCCCCAGGTTTTCCATGCCAGATAAAAATTTAAGTCAGGAAATATTTTAACAACTGTTGCCCCTGCTTTTTCCAATTTCTCAACATAATTTTTAATAGCTTTTTTAATCTCATCATCCACCGGAACACCGCCAAATTCATCTGTCCATGCAATTTTCAGGGTTTTAATATTCAATGTATCTGTGCATTGATTAAGCGGTACAAGTCTTTGGTCGGTAGTTGTGGTTTGCGCAATTATTTGCATAGCAAGTTCCAAATCGTCAATATTTCTTGCCAGAGGTCCGGCAACAGCCAGCGACTTTAATCCATTAATCTTTTCCTCTGGGTCAGTTTGAATTCCGTTTAATGAAACTACACCAAAAGTAGGCTTGAAACCATAAACACCACAATAAGCAGATGGAAGACGAATTGAGCCTGCAAGGTCATTTCCAAATGACAATGGTGTCATCCCTGTTGCTAATGCCGTTGCACAGCCACCGCTACTACCTCCGCTGGTTCGGGTGGTATCCCAAGGATTATTTGTTTTTCCGAAAATCGGATTGTCTGCCTGCATATCCATAGCCAAAACGGAAAGATTGGTTTTACCAATTATAATCGCTCCTTCTGACAAGAGGAGTTTTACTATTTCTGCATCCTGGTCAGGAACATTATTTTTCAAAGGCAAATAACCAGCTGTTGTTGTCAGTCCTTTGGTTTTATAGTTATCCTTAATTGTGATTGGGACACCATGGAGTTTCCCCCATATTTCTCCTTTTGCGAGTGCCAAATCTGCTGCTTTGGCTCTTTCGAGTGCTTGCTCTTTATTGAGAAGCACTATGGCTTTATAAGTACTGTTTTGCTTTTCAATTTGCTCGATATATGCCGAAACAACTTGATACGAACTGATTTTACCAGCTCTAATTTCTGAGGCAAGATGGCCTGCCGATTCAAATAAAATGTTGTTTTGTCCCATTGCCTGATTGATTAAAAAAATAAGAAGAATGAATAAAATTGTCTGTTTCATAATTATACCATTAAATTATAATGCAAAATTGATGAAGTTTCCTTTTAAATTCATTCAACTATTTTAATAAATCATCTTATTCCGAATTTGACTTAAATACTGAGGTGTAATATTTAAAAAAGAAGCTATCAAATATTGTGGAACTCTTTGTAAAATGTCAGGACGTGTTTTGATTAGCTTTATATATCTTTCTGTCGGGGACAGAAATATGTTATCTCTTAGTTTTGATTCCCAACCGGTAAAAAAGATACTCCGCCATCAAACGTCCCGCTCTTTCATAAGCAGAATTTGATTGATATAATTTATCCAATTCTTCTTTCGAAAGGGTAAGCAGTTGTGAATCCTCCAATGCTTTAAAATTTTTTTGTGCGCGAGCTTGATTAATGAAAGCCGGATAATCAGCCAGAAAACAACCTTCTAAGCAGAAATCTTCAATAATATCATTTCCGTCTTTTGGGTAATAGGAATAAAATTCCCCGTTAGTTACTAATGCTATTTTTTTGCATAATTCACCCTCGGTTAAAAAATAATCACCTTTTTTGAGATTCAGTGGTTTTAGTTTATTGAAAAATCCATCTAATAACTCAGGGGGTAGATTTAAAATTTTATTTATTTCATTAAATATCAGTTCGTTCATTTCTCTATGTTTGCAGGTAACTCGTTTATAGGTCTCATTTGACTGAGTGTTTATTTTTCCAAACTTAAATAATTTATTCTTATAAATCATCAATTGAAGATTTAATTACTTTAATATTGCCAGTAGCGATT encodes:
- a CDS encoding PD40 domain-containing protein, producing the protein MLNSVYSVKFNPDDTKLISGSRDTTIRIWAFNSGNELSKIFTGARGLADVDISPDGKKIIFCSWYLKESGVNGLISLYDFETNEKIWTTDYNTHPLVAVKFSADGERFAVGSWEANASIWELGNLSNPKIFDFSDVKEYSAVDNIAFSPDGKFIAVATKMQLPEFGKLKLEN
- a CDS encoding WD40 repeat domain-containing protein, with amino-acid sequence MDGKQLYTSGNDATIIIWNAESGKKISRIFGHEDNVSSISTSPDGKYFITSSADKTVRLWNAENGLEFSDPNGRHKDIMYAFDLSDDGKILATGGPDSTLSIWNAETGKLISNYPVLDAIVNAAALSPDNKYVAVCNWNPAVKIYDTQTGKLYRELTGMNYGSGKLFYSNDGKFVSAISQKKELYVWQVEGGDMVAKLPLESRPFALAVSNNSKIIATGEDNGKIILWDAESFEKILEINAHKGAPNEVVFSKDDKTFFSGGEDKIVKMWDVQTGKLIKEFDGHNQRVYTLDTSPDGKRLATGSSDLTVKLWDIETGEPTLILSDFTNPVYQVRFYPDGKSLIVNSMGVEIVLYRTE
- a CDS encoding amidase, which gives rise to MKQTILFILLIFLINQAMGQNNILFESAGHLASEIRAGKISSYQVVSAYIEQIEKQNSTYKAIVLLNKEQALERAKAADLALAKGEIWGKLHGVPITIKDNYKTKGLTTTAGYLPLKNNVPDQDAEIVKLLLSEGAIIIGKTNLSVLAMDMQADNPIFGKTNNPWDTTRTSGGSSGGCATALATGMTPLSFGNDLAGSIRLPSAYCGVYGFKPTFGVVSLNGIQTDPEEKINGLKSLAVAGPLARNIDDLELAMQIIAQTTTTDQRLVPLNQCTDTLNIKTLKIAWTDEFGGVPVDDEIKKAIKNYVEKLEKAGATVVKIFPDLNFYLAWKTWGSFVGMQGGYNTSNFVKWLGLPFTKCVLKNVPMHQNIVRPTSVEKYMIALNIQDTMITIMENFLYKHDVFICPVSSVTAFNHHAPSKSYGNFSIYNNPLMVNNQEIHYYMATQAYTTPFTLTESPVLSMPIALTKDSLPIGIQVVGKRYEDFKLLMIGKIIDKYADKFTYPLQK
- a CDS encoding cyclic nucleotide-binding domain-containing protein, with translation MNELIFNEINKILNLPPELLDGFFNKLKPLNLKKGDYFLTEGELCKKIALVTNGEFYSYYPKDGNDIIEDFCLEGCFLADYPAFINQARAQKNFKALEDSQLLTLSKEELDKLYQSNSAYERAGRLMAEYLFYRLGIKTKR